One genomic segment of Halalkalicoccus tibetensis includes these proteins:
- a CDS encoding phosphatase PAP2 family protein — MSRGVGEFEVIQGAIPDPFAILVALVTQLGDIWFVSLLLVVLFVRSDRVGRDRIAIVGGFVIGAIGLVFAAKYLFALPRPDQPLIALSALPPSLQPVYELTGYASGYGFPSGHAVVSTVTYLALAETLPVSTRRRRYAGAAAVITVVCFARVALGLHYLVDVVAGAALGAAFLFVAFRLVARYRSAERRRTVALGLGVTLAGMSVLVSGAHYEPLVLLVAASGVFGLSYVFDERRATPTR, encoded by the coding sequence ATGTCCCGTGGCGTCGGCGAGTTCGAGGTGATCCAGGGTGCGATCCCCGATCCGTTCGCGATCCTCGTCGCGCTCGTCACCCAGCTCGGCGATATCTGGTTCGTCTCGCTCCTTCTGGTGGTGTTGTTCGTCCGTTCCGACCGCGTCGGGCGCGACCGGATCGCGATCGTCGGCGGGTTCGTGATCGGCGCGATCGGGCTCGTCTTCGCCGCGAAATACCTGTTCGCGCTGCCCCGGCCCGACCAGCCGCTGATCGCCCTTAGCGCACTGCCGCCGTCCCTCCAGCCCGTCTACGAGCTGACGGGCTACGCGAGCGGCTACGGCTTTCCCAGCGGACACGCGGTCGTCTCGACCGTGACGTATCTCGCGCTCGCCGAAACGCTCCCGGTGAGCACCCGACGGCGTCGGTACGCCGGTGCGGCGGCGGTGATCACGGTCGTCTGTTTCGCGCGCGTCGCGCTCGGACTGCACTACCTCGTCGACGTGGTCGCCGGGGCCGCACTCGGCGCTGCCTTCCTGTTCGTCGCCTTTCGACTGGTGGCGCGCTATCGATCGGCCGAGCGGCGACGAACCGTCGCGCTGGGGCTGGGCGTGACACTCGCGGGGATGAGCGTCCTCGTGAGCGGCGCCCATTACGAGCCGCTCGTGCTGCTCGTCGCCGCGAGCGGTGTGTTCGGGCTCTCGTACGTCTTCGACGAACGTCGCGCGACGCCCACGCGGTAG
- a CDS encoding CbiX/SirB N-terminal domain-containing protein, with the protein MQALVIVGHGSHLNPGSSRPTFSHADTIRETGVFDEVREAFWKEEPSFREVLRTLESDEVYVVPLFISEGYFTEQVIPRELRLEGWDVSEWESGDGVSADHATLEASDVEKTVHYCGPAGTHDSMSDVIVRRAESVTGDPEVGDGFGLAVVGHGTERNENSAKAIHYHTERIRESGRFDEAKALFMDEEPEVDDVTEFFSAPDVVVVPLFIADGFHTQEDIPEDMGLTDDYRTGYDVPTEVDGHRIWYSGAVGTESLMADVVLERAAEAGADVGAAIERVRDAETGVAGD; encoded by the coding sequence ATGCAGGCGCTCGTCATCGTCGGTCACGGGTCGCATCTGAACCCCGGTTCCTCGAGACCCACGTTCTCGCACGCCGACACGATCCGCGAGACGGGGGTCTTCGACGAGGTCCGCGAGGCGTTCTGGAAGGAGGAGCCCTCCTTTCGCGAGGTACTCCGGACCCTCGAGAGCGACGAGGTCTACGTCGTCCCGCTGTTCATCAGCGAGGGCTACTTCACCGAGCAGGTGATCCCCCGCGAGCTCCGCCTGGAGGGCTGGGACGTCTCCGAGTGGGAGTCGGGCGACGGCGTCAGCGCCGATCACGCCACCCTGGAGGCCAGCGACGTCGAGAAGACGGTCCACTACTGCGGGCCCGCCGGCACCCACGACTCGATGAGCGACGTGATCGTCCGGCGCGCGGAGTCGGTCACCGGCGATCCCGAGGTCGGGGACGGCTTCGGCCTCGCGGTCGTCGGTCACGGCACCGAGCGAAACGAGAACAGCGCGAAGGCGATCCACTACCACACCGAGCGGATCCGCGAGTCGGGCCGGTTCGACGAGGCGAAAGCGCTGTTCATGGACGAGGAGCCCGAGGTCGACGACGTCACCGAGTTCTTCTCGGCCCCGGACGTCGTCGTCGTCCCGCTCTTCATCGCCGACGGCTTCCACACCCAGGAGGACATCCCCGAGGACATGGGGCTGACCGACGACTACCGGACGGGCTACGACGTACCAACGGAAGTCGACGGCCACCGGATCTGGTACTCCGGGGCGGTCGGGACCGAGTCGCTGATGGCCGACGTGGTGCTCGAGCGCGCCGCGGAGGCCGGCGCCGACGTCGGCGCGGCCATCGAGCGCGTCCGTGACGCGGAAACGGGGGTCGCGGGCGACTGA
- a CDS encoding class I SAM-dependent methyltransferase family protein gives MEVPCVRVPRAEGEATRRELAEADLIADDREITVENGWLYIPVVDPDRVAPGYDLVDRDAPERETQTTPADLLGFDPSYERLGDVVLLDEDDPERADRIARAIVESDLPVETVLNKASKVKGETRVRDWELLAGEGTETVHREYGFEYALDLADVYFSPRLATERHRVTEQVGEGERVFDMFAGVGPFAIPAAARGAEAVGADVNERAIEYLRENAERNGVTDRVTAIHGDVREVVTGASDGRRSSDDGEVTTDYEGWADRIVMNLPHSADEFLATAVSLAGEECVFHYYDIQHEDDPFGPGERAIRGAASEAGYEVEVETRHVVRSYAPHELNVCLDVRLTRPA, from the coding sequence ATGGAGGTTCCGTGCGTCCGGGTCCCGCGGGCGGAGGGCGAGGCGACCCGCCGCGAGCTGGCCGAGGCCGACCTGATCGCCGACGACCGCGAGATCACTGTGGAGAACGGCTGGCTCTATATTCCTGTCGTCGATCCCGACCGGGTCGCGCCAGGCTACGACCTGGTCGATCGCGACGCCCCGGAACGCGAGACCCAGACGACGCCCGCGGACCTGCTCGGCTTCGACCCCTCCTACGAGCGCCTCGGCGACGTCGTCCTGCTCGACGAGGACGACCCAGAGCGCGCCGACCGGATCGCCCGCGCGATCGTCGAATCGGACCTGCCGGTCGAGACGGTGCTGAACAAGGCCTCGAAGGTGAAGGGCGAGACGCGCGTGCGCGACTGGGAGCTGCTCGCGGGCGAGGGCACCGAGACCGTCCACCGCGAGTACGGCTTCGAGTACGCGCTGGACCTCGCGGACGTGTACTTCTCGCCGCGCCTCGCCACCGAGCGCCACCGAGTGACCGAACAGGTAGGGGAAGGCGAGCGGGTCTTCGACATGTTCGCCGGCGTGGGTCCGTTCGCCATCCCCGCGGCGGCCCGCGGCGCGGAGGCCGTCGGCGCCGACGTCAACGAGCGCGCGATCGAGTATCTCCGCGAGAACGCCGAGCGAAACGGCGTCACGGACCGGGTGACGGCGATCCACGGTGACGTCAGGGAGGTAGTCACGGGCGCGTCGGACGGCCGGCGTTCGTCGGACGACGGGGAGGTCACCACCGACTACGAGGGGTGGGCCGACCGGATCGTGATGAACCTCCCCCACAGCGCCGACGAGTTCCTCGCTACCGCCGTCTCGCTGGCCGGCGAGGAGTGCGTGTTCCACTACTACGACATCCAGCACGAGGACGACCCGTTCGGACCGGGCGAGCGGGCGATCCGCGGGGCCGCCTCGGAGGCGGGGTACGAGGTGGAGGTCGAGACGCGCCACGTCGTGCGCTCGTACGCGCCCCACGAGTTGAACGTCTGTCTCGACGTTCGCCTCACCCGGCCGGCGTGA
- a CDS encoding DUF6517 family protein, translating into MSLSRRGLCTLVALAATGSAGCLDVLSGEPARFVAPPARVGEDVLEGTDYELERTETIEEQRTVEIAAGQTRDVEVVNRIAEYHKLIDMGPLGEARGAVFATLSTPAVEVLGRTFNPIEDADNREIADEAQTQYEEIDIGSEIDRRTVTVLGEQTELSKFEGEAAFGELGVDVFVHTGVVESDDEYVVVFGIYPRLLGGEEESIITLAEGVELED; encoded by the coding sequence ATGTCCCTCTCGCGTCGCGGCCTCTGCACGCTCGTCGCGCTCGCGGCCACGGGTAGCGCCGGCTGTCTCGACGTCCTGAGCGGCGAGCCCGCCCGGTTCGTCGCCCCGCCGGCCCGCGTCGGCGAGGACGTCCTCGAGGGGACGGACTACGAGCTCGAACGGACCGAGACGATCGAGGAGCAGCGCACCGTCGAGATCGCGGCGGGCCAGACCCGCGACGTCGAGGTGGTCAACCGGATCGCCGAGTATCACAAACTGATCGATATGGGGCCGCTGGGCGAGGCGCGCGGCGCCGTCTTCGCGACCCTCTCGACGCCCGCCGTCGAGGTGCTCGGCCGCACGTTCAACCCCATCGAGGACGCGGACAACCGTGAGATCGCCGACGAGGCCCAAACACAGTACGAGGAGATCGACATCGGGTCGGAGATCGACCGGCGGACGGTGACCGTCCTCGGGGAGCAGACCGAGCTCTCGAAGTTCGAGGGCGAGGCGGCGTTCGGGGAGCTCGGGGTCGACGTCTTCGTCCACACCGGCGTCGTCGAGAGCGACGACGAGTACGTGGTGGTGTTCGGGATCTACCCGCGGCTGTTGGGCGGCGAGGAGGAGTCGATCATCACGCTCGCGGAGGGCGTGGAGCTCGAGGACTGA
- a CDS encoding undecaprenyl-diphosphate phosphatase translates to MTLREILVAIAAGVVQGLVEWLPISSSGNLSLFLTALGTSPDIAVQLALFLQMGTTLSAAVYYRDTISDAVNAAPGWRPRTAFEETNAETSFVLVATAMTGLVGIPIYLLLIDFASELTGGAFVALIGALLVLTGLVERASEDVSLGERGTPSLLDAVIVGAFQGVTVLPGVSRSGTTASVLLFRGYEGPASFRLSFLLSIPAGIGAGVLITLDDGLPTTGLEAVIALVVSAIVGYAMIDAIMRVVHKVDFWVVCVALGGLAVVGGGLTMVI, encoded by the coding sequence GTGACGCTTCGCGAGATCCTCGTGGCCATCGCCGCCGGCGTCGTCCAGGGGTTAGTCGAGTGGCTGCCGATCTCGAGCTCGGGCAACCTCTCGCTGTTCCTCACGGCGCTCGGGACCTCCCCCGACATCGCCGTCCAGCTCGCGCTGTTCCTCCAGATGGGGACGACCCTCTCGGCGGCGGTCTACTACCGCGACACCATCTCCGACGCCGTCAACGCCGCGCCCGGCTGGCGACCCCGAACCGCGTTCGAGGAGACCAACGCCGAGACCTCGTTCGTCCTCGTGGCGACCGCGATGACCGGGCTCGTCGGGATCCCGATCTACCTCCTGCTGATCGACTTCGCGAGCGAGCTCACCGGCGGGGCGTTCGTCGCGCTGATCGGCGCCCTCCTCGTTCTGACCGGGCTGGTCGAACGTGCCTCCGAGGACGTCTCGCTCGGCGAGCGCGGCACCCCGTCGCTGCTCGACGCCGTCATCGTCGGCGCGTTCCAGGGCGTGACGGTCCTGCCGGGCGTCTCCCGGTCGGGCACCACCGCGAGCGTGCTGCTCTTCCGGGGCTACGAGGGACCGGCCTCCTTCCGGCTCTCCTTTCTCCTCTCGATTCCCGCCGGGATCGGCGCGGGCGTGCTGATCACCCTCGACGACGGCCTGCCGACCACGGGCCTGGAGGCGGTCATCGCGCTGGTCGTCAGCGCGATCGTCGGCTACGCGATGATCGACGCGATCATGCGGGTAGTTCACAAGGTCGACTTCTGGGTCGTCTGTGTCGCCCTCGGCGGGCTGGCGGTCGTCGGCGGCGGGCTAACGATGGTCATCTGA
- the cysS gene encoding cysteine--tRNA ligase produces the protein MMLSVTNTLSGEREEFRPTHDDEVLVYVCGLTVSDDAHLGHARVWVHSDVICRWLEHEGHSVRHVENFTDVNEKIAARAGEDGLGDSEGEVARHFIEGVLADMRGLNLERATVYPRVSEHVPEIIALVERLIEGGHAYEAGGSVYFDVTSFEGYGQLSNQELADLESQGDPEERSEKRNPADFALWKAGGVSESAIREHAKVEHDHPPEGQTWDSPWGEGRPGWHIECSAMAMTHLDETIDIHIGGHDLVFPHHENEIAQSEAATGERFANYWLHTGLLETSGEKMSSSLGNFFTVSAALEEFGPDVIRTFYLSTEYGSKQTFSEEAMAEAEERYERLERAYERATEAADGPDARTKVEDRELRGAIADAREEFARAMNDDFGAREAMAALLELGGAINRHLDAHDEYDYRGLRRGIEAIEELGGGVFGLSFGADGEGRVELAEEVAELVLRVREEEREAGNYERADALRDDLEALGVGVEDGDDGTSLRL, from the coding sequence GTGATGCTGTCCGTGACGAACACGCTCTCGGGCGAGCGCGAGGAGTTTCGACCGACGCACGACGACGAAGTGCTGGTGTACGTCTGCGGGTTGACGGTCTCGGACGACGCCCACCTCGGCCACGCCCGGGTGTGGGTCCACTCGGACGTGATCTGTCGCTGGCTCGAGCACGAGGGCCACTCCGTCAGGCACGTCGAGAACTTCACGGACGTCAACGAGAAGATCGCCGCTCGGGCCGGCGAGGACGGCCTGGGCGACTCCGAGGGCGAGGTCGCCCGCCACTTCATCGAGGGGGTACTCGCCGACATGCGCGGGCTGAACCTCGAGCGCGCGACGGTCTACCCCCGCGTTTCGGAGCACGTCCCCGAGATCATCGCGCTGGTCGAGCGGCTGATCGAGGGGGGTCACGCCTACGAGGCGGGCGGCTCGGTCTACTTCGACGTCACCAGCTTCGAGGGGTACGGCCAGCTCTCGAACCAGGAGCTCGCCGATCTCGAATCACAGGGCGACCCCGAAGAACGCTCGGAGAAGCGCAACCCCGCGGACTTCGCGCTCTGGAAGGCCGGCGGCGTCTCCGAGAGCGCCATCCGCGAACACGCGAAGGTCGAGCACGACCACCCGCCGGAGGGCCAGACGTGGGACTCGCCATGGGGCGAGGGTCGGCCCGGCTGGCATATCGAGTGCTCGGCGATGGCGATGACCCACCTCGACGAGACGATCGACATCCACATCGGCGGTCACGACCTCGTGTTCCCGCACCACGAGAACGAGATCGCCCAGAGCGAGGCGGCCACGGGCGAGCGCTTCGCCAACTACTGGCTGCACACGGGCCTGCTCGAGACGAGCGGCGAGAAGATGAGTTCGAGCCTGGGCAACTTCTTCACCGTCTCGGCGGCCCTCGAGGAGTTCGGCCCCGACGTGATCCGCACGTTCTACCTCTCGACGGAGTACGGCTCGAAACAGACGTTCTCCGAGGAGGCGATGGCCGAAGCCGAGGAGCGATACGAGCGCCTCGAACGCGCCTACGAACGGGCGACGGAGGCCGCAGACGGCCCCGACGCCCGGACGAAGGTCGAGGACCGGGAGCTCCGCGGGGCCATCGCCGACGCTCGCGAGGAGTTCGCGCGGGCGATGAACGACGACTTCGGGGCTCGAGAAGCGATGGCCGCCCTCCTCGAGCTCGGGGGTGCGATCAATCGCCACCTCGACGCCCACGATGAGTACGACTACCGGGGGCTGCGCCGGGGGATCGAGGCGATCGAGGAGCTCGGCGGGGGCGTCTTCGGGCTCTCGTTCGGCGCCGACGGGGAGGGCCGGGTCGAGCTCGCCGAGGAGGTCGCCGAGCTCGTCCTGCGCGTGCGCGAGGAGGAACGCGAGGCGGGCAACTACGAGCGGGCCGACGCGCTTCGCGACGACCTCGAGGCGCTCGGCGTCGGCGTCGAGGACGGGGACGACGGGACGAGCCTCCGGCTGTAG
- a CDS encoding VanZ family protein encodes MRTSRWMPVALLAGAILVASVIPIPGSVPEDGGGIPTSGLFHVVGYAALAAAIGYALLAPGNRARALVAGTGGAGAYGALIECVQYPIPYRTFSYLDMLVNVGGAALGAVALLCALALSGSDQESDDHR; translated from the coding sequence ATGAGGACCTCCCGCTGGATGCCCGTCGCGCTGCTCGCGGGCGCGATACTCGTCGCTTCCGTGATCCCGATCCCGGGCTCGGTCCCCGAGGACGGCGGCGGGATCCCGACCAGCGGCCTGTTCCACGTCGTCGGCTACGCCGCCCTCGCGGCCGCGATCGGTTACGCGCTGCTCGCCCCCGGGAATCGCGCCCGCGCGCTCGTCGCGGGGACTGGCGGTGCGGGTGCCTACGGCGCGCTGATCGAATGCGTCCAGTACCCGATCCCCTATCGCACGTTCAGCTACCTCGATATGCTCGTCAACGTGGGCGGAGCGGCCCTCGGCGCGGTCGCCCTACTCTGTGCGCTCGCGCTCTCGGGCTCGGATCAGGAATCAGATGACCATCGTTAG
- a CDS encoding VOC family protein, whose protein sequence is MGATLDHVMMRVSDLEESLEWYGEHLGYEEKDRWEADSFTNVYLGPEELGEEGAMLELTHNHDGGPDEMGDAWGHIAVRVPDGELEEHYQQLMDEGVEDYRDPESCGGRYAFVKDPDGHEIEIVKRDPEQGATWSIDHTMIRVEDADEALGWYTRKFEYEHTGRWEADSFANYFMKPEGASDEAMALELTYNYGDNTYDLGDAWGHLCVRADDLNEFWDDLMTRGAPDYRDPESCDNEYAFTTDMDDHEIEIIERDPNSDSLFPE, encoded by the coding sequence ATGGGAGCGACGCTCGACCACGTCATGATGCGCGTCTCGGACCTGGAGGAATCGCTCGAGTGGTACGGCGAGCACCTGGGCTACGAGGAGAAGGACCGCTGGGAGGCCGACTCCTTCACCAACGTCTACCTCGGCCCCGAGGAGCTCGGCGAGGAGGGCGCGATGCTCGAACTCACCCACAACCACGACGGCGGGCCCGACGAGATGGGCGACGCCTGGGGCCACATCGCCGTGCGGGTCCCCGACGGCGAGCTCGAGGAGCACTACCAGCAGCTGATGGACGAGGGCGTCGAGGACTACCGGGACCCGGAGTCCTGTGGCGGGCGCTACGCCTTCGTGAAGGACCCCGACGGCCACGAGATCGAGATCGTCAAGCGCGACCCCGAGCAGGGGGCGACCTGGTCGATCGACCACACGATGATCCGCGTCGAGGACGCCGACGAGGCGCTGGGCTGGTACACCCGGAAGTTCGAGTACGAACACACCGGGCGCTGGGAGGCCGACTCCTTCGCGAACTACTTCATGAAGCCCGAGGGGGCTAGTGATGAAGCGATGGCGCTCGAACTCACCTACAACTACGGCGACAACACCTACGATCTCGGCGATGCGTGGGGCCATCTCTGTGTGCGCGCCGACGACCTGAACGAGTTCTGGGACGACCTGATGACGCGGGGCGCCCCGGACTACCGCGACCCCGAGTCCTGTGACAACGAGTACGCGTTCACGACGGACATGGACGACCACGAGATCGAGATCATCGAGCGCGACCCGAACAGCGACTCGCTGTTTCCCGAATAA
- the dph5 gene encoding diphthine synthase, giving the protein MLTFVGLGLYDERSITVEGRDALQRADRAFMEQYTSRLIGTDVESLEAEHGTGIELRDRAGVEQHPEEMLAAAEGEDVAFLVVGDPMVSTTHVDLRLRAADRGIETRIIHGTTAEAAASSLTGLQNYRFGPATTLPFPYAHGAEGLPASVTNTIDDNRERGLHTLVYLDIKQERGDYMTADVAADLLSEAYPETLAVAVCRAGSPDPVVAADALSELADREFGGPLHLLVVPGELHHIESEALRAFAGAPPELAPLE; this is encoded by the coding sequence ATGCTCACCTTCGTCGGCCTCGGCCTCTACGACGAACGATCGATCACCGTCGAGGGCCGCGACGCCCTTCAAAGAGCGGACCGCGCCTTCATGGAACAGTACACCAGCCGGCTGATCGGCACGGACGTCGAGAGCCTCGAAGCCGAACACGGCACCGGGATCGAGCTCCGCGACCGGGCGGGCGTCGAGCAGCACCCCGAGGAGATGCTTGCGGCCGCCGAAGGCGAAGACGTCGCCTTCCTGGTGGTGGGCGACCCGATGGTCTCGACGACACACGTCGATCTGCGGCTCCGGGCCGCCGACCGGGGAATCGAGACGCGGATCATCCACGGCACGACCGCCGAGGCCGCCGCGAGCTCGCTGACCGGCCTGCAGAACTACCGCTTCGGACCCGCCACGACCCTGCCGTTCCCCTACGCCCACGGCGCCGAGGGCCTGCCCGCGAGCGTCACGAACACGATCGACGACAACCGCGAGCGGGGCCTGCATACGCTCGTCTACCTCGATATAAAACAGGAACGCGGCGACTACATGACCGCCGACGTCGCCGCCGACCTGCTCTCGGAGGCGTACCCCGAGACGCTCGCGGTCGCGGTCTGTCGTGCCGGCAGTCCCGACCCCGTCGTCGCGGCCGACGCGCTCTCGGAGCTCGCGGACCGCGAGTTCGGCGGCCCGCTGCACCTGCTGGTCGTGCCGGGCGAGCTCCACCACATCGAGAGCGAGGCGCTGCGGGCGTTCGCGGGCGCGCCCCCGGAGCTCGCGCCGCTCGAATGA
- a CDS encoding PAS domain S-box protein encodes MKSVGPEEGPIRVLHVDDDEAFLRLTESSLSEIDPGLDLRQTSDPTGVPDRIDDEVECVVSDHQMPELTGVELLKRVREVHPDLPFVLFTGQGSEQVASEAISAGVTDYVSKDGGLEGFELLATRVRGAVEQRRLEESLAATREGYEKLLETAPDAILVVDAETGDLLQVNSAAEELFGRSREELRGLHQTELHPKRDREYYRGVFEEHAGSDGVLRDKRELSVVHADGHEIPVEISAASLELDDQRLVQAIFRDLRDRR; translated from the coding sequence ATGAAGTCGGTGGGACCGGAGGAGGGGCCGATACGGGTACTACACGTCGACGACGACGAGGCGTTTTTGCGTCTCACGGAGTCGTCGCTCTCGGAGATCGATCCGGGTCTCGATCTCCGACAGACGAGCGATCCGACGGGCGTGCCCGACCGGATCGACGACGAGGTCGAGTGTGTCGTCAGCGACCACCAGATGCCGGAGCTCACGGGCGTCGAACTCCTCAAGCGGGTACGCGAGGTTCATCCCGACCTCCCGTTCGTCCTCTTCACCGGCCAGGGCAGCGAGCAGGTCGCGAGCGAGGCCATCTCGGCGGGCGTGACCGACTACGTCTCGAAGGACGGCGGTCTCGAGGGGTTCGAGCTGCTCGCGACCCGCGTTCGGGGCGCGGTCGAACAGCGTCGCCTGGAGGAGTCGCTGGCCGCCACCCGCGAGGGCTACGAGAAGCTGCTCGAGACCGCGCCCGACGCGATCCTCGTCGTCGACGCCGAGACCGGCGACCTCCTCCAGGTCAACAGTGCCGCCGAGGAACTGTTCGGCCGCTCGCGCGAGGAACTCCGGGGGCTCCACCAAACCGAACTCCACCCCAAGAGGGACCGCGAGTACTACCGCGGCGTCTTCGAGGAGCACGCCGGCTCCGACGGCGTGCTCCGCGATAAGCGCGAGCTGAGCGTGGTCCACGCCGACGGCCACGAGATCCCCGTCGAGATCAGCGCCGCGTCGCTCGAACTGGACGATCAACGGCTGGTACAGGCGATCTTCCGGGACCTGCGCGACCGGCGGTAG
- a CDS encoding DR2241 family protein: MNAPQLDALVASAPEGIEFDGLSVAASGEESYTVGIDGGSREVDEAGLREFAEENPWFVSNWYYWTRVVGDANARYDFLRWVEGADGRSVEERYEALSTGTGRTWGQLHVVASLGGDGERRYALRHVDDADASDLETYEDPLAARELVKHDDRGRYRPLSTAPTLPTGWEYPDLDGRDLVRTVDFIYPATVANWHREREGELDVSHFRETAERQSGIYEIVEGLSVEELEAAAEACCVDSQCLRRRMWDEDDETELDVPRGDGEFPCREPCSVFITAARKFVTLGREDTQTYEFELTPTEKEQVEEIVDAVAEGRTDEIREADLNEGANRYRARYLRARRMDEEGLSGTPTYPEDQEL; the protein is encoded by the coding sequence ATGAACGCCCCACAGCTCGACGCGCTCGTCGCGAGCGCGCCGGAGGGGATCGAGTTCGACGGGCTCTCGGTCGCCGCCTCGGGCGAGGAGAGCTACACGGTCGGCATCGACGGCGGCTCCCGGGAGGTCGACGAGGCGGGCCTTCGCGAGTTCGCCGAGGAGAACCCCTGGTTCGTCTCGAACTGGTACTACTGGACGCGGGTCGTCGGCGACGCGAACGCGCGCTACGACTTCCTGCGCTGGGTCGAGGGGGCTGACGGGCGCTCCGTCGAGGAGCGCTACGAGGCGCTGTCGACCGGCACCGGCCGAACGTGGGGCCAGCTCCACGTCGTCGCGAGCCTCGGCGGGGACGGCGAGCGTCGCTACGCACTTCGTCACGTCGACGACGCCGACGCGTCGGACCTCGAGACCTACGAGGACCCCCTCGCGGCGCGCGAGCTCGTCAAGCACGACGATCGAGGGCGATACCGACCGCTCTCGACGGCCCCCACGCTGCCGACGGGCTGGGAGTACCCCGACCTCGACGGACGCGACCTCGTGCGCACGGTGGACTTCATCTATCCGGCGACGGTCGCGAACTGGCACCGTGAACGCGAGGGCGAGCTCGACGTGAGCCACTTCCGCGAGACGGCGGAGCGCCAGTCGGGCATCTACGAGATCGTTGAGGGACTGTCCGTCGAGGAGCTCGAGGCCGCCGCGGAGGCCTGCTGTGTCGACTCGCAGTGTCTCAGACGACGCATGTGGGACGAGGACGATGAGACCGAGCTCGACGTTCCTCGGGGCGACGGCGAGTTCCCCTGCCGGGAGCCGTGTTCGGTGTTCATCACCGCCGCGCGGAAGTTCGTCACGCTCGGCCGGGAGGACACCCAAACGTACGAGTTCGAGCTCACACCGACGGAAAAGGAACAGGTCGAGGAGATCGTCGACGCGGTCGCGGAGGGGCGGACCGACGAGATCCGGGAGGCCGACCTGAACGAGGGGGCCAACCGCTATCGGGCGCGGTATCTGCGGGCGCGGCGGATGGACGAGGAGGGGCTGTCGGGGACGCCGACCTATCCCGAGGATCAGGAGCTGTAG
- a CDS encoding methytransferase partner Trm112, whose translation MKESLMDIVCCPIDKGELELDVEERDGEEIVSGTLTCTDCGEVYPIEDGIPNLLPPDMREDAVA comes from the coding sequence ATGAAGGAGTCATTGATGGATATCGTCTGCTGTCCGATCGACAAGGGCGAGCTCGAGCTCGACGTCGAGGAGCGCGACGGGGAGGAGATCGTCTCCGGGACGCTGACCTGCACCGACTGTGGCGAGGTCTACCCGATCGAGGACGGCATCCCGAACCTCCTGCCACCGGACATGCGCGAGGACGCGGTCGCCTGA
- a CDS encoding type IV pilin N-terminal domain-containing protein has protein sequence MTLKTLKQKVSGLCSGEDRGVSPVIGIVLMVAITVVLAAVIGAFVMGMGDELGDSTPTASVNAEITDDDVVFYHEGGDTMDEDDLRVVTGEGDEGIDGSETFGSGQSLAVTESTTNNDIDSESLTGETVSLVFDDGSSSVTLASVDVGENEFDD, from the coding sequence ATGACACTCAAAACGCTCAAACAGAAGGTAAGCGGTCTTTGCAGCGGCGAGGACCGTGGTGTATCGCCCGTCATCGGCATCGTCCTCATGGTCGCCATCACCGTGGTGCTCGCGGCCGTGATCGGTGCGTTCGTGATGGGAATGGGAGATGAACTTGGCGACTCGACCCCGACTGCTTCAGTGAATGCGGAGATTACAGACGATGACGTTGTGTTCTATCACGAAGGCGGAGACACAATGGATGAAGACGACCTCCGAGTCGTTACTGGTGAGGGTGACGAAGGGATCGATGGATCCGAGACGTTTGGTTCTGGACAATCCCTTGCTGTTACAGAGAGCACAACAAACAATGATATTGACTCAGAGAGTCTTACCGGTGAGACAGTAAGTCTCGTCTTCGATGATGGTAGTTCGTCGGTGACTCTTGCTAGTGTGGATGTTGGAGAAAATGAATTTGACGATTAA